A region of Zeugodacus cucurbitae isolate PBARC_wt_2022May chromosome 5, idZeuCucr1.2, whole genome shotgun sequence DNA encodes the following proteins:
- the LOC105214650 gene encoding uncharacterized protein LOC105214650 isoform X1 — MCLDMNSYYNARTMYHMILVDTIFIIGVFAVCFYFYLQFVGAAGKNTALSDAKLKEIAKIRSELNEALGNEAQNTPAAKGVIVQPTWTAKQGTKTTQADVKVEVTQQRIDEVNALREEINKSKAQQTNNDRQVEELIKEFSTQGAGRMALEKVVGAAQSQPNEELVGVAESNESDNLPNVVEASTQDVQDFDMRKLQRLEVSKRRVRETLILKSIEEDFSFNLGDDVQQWAHILHDGNEYFVGRRERNLLVVHKESAHYQAGSVLEVGQPISYLLTYSFWNEAYAQTEGIMLVAAEHRVLWYRVSNATRNIEFYWQWVVGNTITGLTHFTVESRDYLIVSTNQSSHTGFYTLNIYQFELGLREFWIAQRMQLKFPCAETTLLDTGRDLILAVPQNNTAAIYTFNPRADNTDYLRFKLKQHIASVDVESVAGFRMGGRSYIAVGGQQPQILLYQQGELVPKTILSHNFGVVQMFFPVPVRTYRDDLILLVQHRVDFSTHSLTVLETLIWDGDAFTVSIPVPCKFGAHTVYGASCMLDIQRDAGLKGAAYFRRGAEVSIIVPRNNAESGLFRLRTELLAKNSEYLDLQEIYAFLKDWVQEQDDLMAQAKAFLQITENGVAQSQPDLSELEELQTPEFMLDAGEVGEIYVNDYRWTDEDTEIDLDQVITAIEQLEAEINVGRHRRDAETDALNFQQLEFDSLEVDELFVEQHNGVDYYVQDGVLAFDGVLNVHDLKVLERVNAAEPRAAFEEDLEIEDEDEDDEVSDVEKDNFVLEGDIEFESINGMSWQDIQENMVLINEPVDLTQLEVDGEVLLENKFSLNTLNSLSFPDDFLWTNGPTVSVVRASKTFKSMLSTNTMDVEGLLNGLNASKAITLRADQEWRGLPTFTELKVTELLQLNGTTRGHDIDNVPHNPTLKDAKQVEAICSFKELHVLGKLILQRNYDGQPLAPLLRDIVQRPAEPETVINVRAKKRFAEVHMPIDFEVLDGKVNDIPVTEFVTAHTQQDLFIQSMHAYVYFSNLTLSGRYDGVDIAEFMQHALKIDEPQTALQTNLTFQNALQAETVAVVSTLNGLPITESYQSIYEDMHIPVAHFEQLSAKVADIECDINGGKNATSNANQFTYSPTTEQPKLGDIFVDELKLAHGLDTDEIQGINASLIWSFLDDIDELPDMVLDGKVLVDHVIVTGDVHVHKLNQQRFDEDLQLTIIWLNRPNYLSNSLQFLAPLIVHGNLEVEGTYNGVELPAFIEDMVLREAANGTTQILAPKSFTQSVQVHGDTYLAALNGIQFTDIATKKTICNFRGSLRLLGNLIVNDLEITGALNAQPMSVFSSALRFDPAAQAFIVQGVVNFNTPQVQLQDLTVFGALNDMPKLSHFFDELVYKDKACILKGHNTFSGRVCVDKGAYIRNLNGYNLLALFDNIVYVNEPQPVYIRAPLTFRGPVRTQTLMVHDALVASTLNGYALQEWFTDTLRVDRPQEITKYLTFAPGSLNGNNFYASYLNDIDLSQVVTLHTAQNLTGNITFSELNLNGQIHVRGAINDVDLQKEYENTLMKHGNQEVHTPLTLQSALVRKALITNAPINNDKDLQQVATLYGEQRFESPLYFENVTAKALKTKYPVSGINMDKWFQSALRVSDKPQQFITGNWSARVLTVNIGPTLPSYMTTTTGRRRPHNFGALLRNAREDTDYVDLCEKFRTLLKSQQQRGYYLKYLERAFELDMRAISKEQMAENLTIRAAFMLEKASDNYLLINTGERTHVLQWNAQSAKYESVVDFVAGQLDQVLVVAVDDTTAIADTIEFVTNKAGDEGMLNYWRLTGTQLNLLKTFEKTATDLWYSTHARSKLYAVHDDTVYGYSLSKNAHKTMSWLLPNWLGNASYRFVPHHSQALMLSNGEVILLYNDDTDDEGDVESNADALNTRDKRTTVPRYSLPLYYQRVISPQAIKLSETVLKPNASEPHIYSFADFRNVILQVLDDLDYRLRLEVNITQLSIPETDLHDEHLVQDFIAIMQALSEQQIYPNASFAQLEWHVHELPENPAQILAARTVQILWPHIVDMAEIQSYLATNVDGADMMVATIVDNLGTTVRDVLILANSKEQVDDLIDYDAMAAHALELSLVIERVRALQRYLRNTARMLRIQLLQETLVSTTIIAPNDEDDDDEFDMSVSATSANNEIVQRAIATSPDFSELHIANATWLKFHNKNLPALGKGEILPITVWTKETPLELLAVTMLAPQLVGTHQAEIVLYLDVLSGTRFQTINARQPRSLVTLQIASETLLVYVEDCCMVRVLVYRGVQGFVEFTRFKSAAEVLKIFPVMLQGSDVLVAQPHLAVVHAERITFYRFVGAGAHLRVPANFICA, encoded by the exons ATGTGTCTGGATATGAACAGTTATTACAATGCGCGTACAATGTACCATATGATCTTGGTGGATACCATTTTCATAATTGGCGTATTTGCAGTGTGTTTCTATTTCTAT CTACAATTCGTTGGTGCTGCGGGTAAGAATACCGCGCTCTCCGATGCGAAGTTAAAGGAGATCGCGAAAATACGTAGTGAACTCAATGAGGCGCTTGGAAATGAGGCGCAGAATACGCCGGCAGCAAAG GGCGTAATAGTGCAACCCACCTGGACGGCTAAGCAGGGTACAAAAACAACTCAGGCCGATGTTAAAGTGGAGGTCACCCAGCAGCGGATCGACGAAGTGAACGCTTTACGCGAAGAAATTAACAAAAGTAAAGCACAACAAACGAATAATGATCGTCAAGTCGAAGAACTCATCAAAGAATTCAGTACACAAGGCGCTGGACGCATGGCGCTTGAAAAAGTCGTCGGTGCTGCGCAGTCCCAACCCAATGAAGAATTAGTTGGCGTCGCGGAATCCAATGAATCTGATAATTTACCCAACGTTGTCGAGGCCAGCACGCAAGATGTACAAGATTTTGATATGCGTAAGCTGCAGCGGCTGGAAGTATCTAAGCGGCGTGTACGGGAAACTTTGATACTTAAATCCATCGAAGAAGACTTCAGTTTCAATCTCGGCGATGATGTGCAGCAGTGGGCGCATATACTACACGATGGTAATGAGTATTTCGTCGGACGTCGTGAGCGCAATCTGTTGGTGGTGCATAAGGAGAGCGCCCATTATCAGGCGGGTAGTGTGTTAGAAGTGGGTCAGCCGATAAGCTATCTGCTCACCTATTCCTTTTGGAATGAGGCATATGCGCAGACGGAAGGCATTATGCTGGTTGCGGCAGAGCATCGTGTACTGTGGTATCGTGTTAGTAATGCAACGCGCAACATTGAATTTTACTGGCAGTGGGTGGTGGGCAATACCATCACTGGACTAACACATTTTACAGTTGAAAGCAGAGACTATTTGATTGTGTCTACTAATCAGTCTTCTCATACTGGCTTTTATACGTTGAATATCTACCAGTTTGAGCTCGGATTGCGGGAGTTTTGGATTGCGCAACGCATGCAATTGAAATTCCCTTGCGCTGAAACCACACTGCTCGATACAGGACGTGATCTCATACTCGCCGTGCCACAAAATAACACGGCCGCCATATATACCTTCAATCCGCGCGCAGACAACACCGATTACCTGCGCTTCAAACTCAAGCAGCACATAGCTTCCGTAGATGTGGAGTCTGTGGCCGGCTTTCGCATGGGCGGACGTAGTTACATCGCTGTTGGCGGCCAACAACCGCAGATCTTACTCTACCAGCAAGGCGAGCTTGTGCCCAAAACAATATTGTCGCATAATTTCGGAGTCGTGCAAATGTTCTTTCCTGTGCCGGTACGCACGTACCGCGACGATCTCATACTGCTCGTGCAACATCGTGTGGACTTCAGCACACATAGCCTTACCGTGCTGGAGACACTAATTTGGGATGGTGACGCTTTTACGGTCAGTATACCGGTACCATGTAAGTTTGGCGCGCACACAGTCTATGGAGCCAGTTGCATGTTGGACATACAACGCGATGCGGGGCTCAAAGGCGCCGCATACTTTCGACGCGGCGCTGAAGTGTCAATAATTGTGCCGCGTAACAATGCCGAATCCGGACTGTTTCGTTTACGCACAGAGCTGTTGGCGAAAAACTCGGAGTACTTGGACTTGCAGGAGATCTATGCTTTCCTAAAGGATTGGGTGCAGGAACAAGATGATTTAATGGCACAAGCGAAAGCGTTCCTGCAAATAACAGAGAACGGCGTTGCGCAGTCACAGCCCGATCTCTCCGAACTGGAGGAGCTACAAACACCAGAATTCATGTTAGACGCCGGAGAAGTTGGCGAAATCTATGTAAATGACTACCGCTGGACGGATGAGGATACTGAAATCGATCTAGATCAGGTGATAACAGCAATAGAGCAATTGGAGGCGGAGATAAATGTTGGACGTCACAGGCGGGATGCGGAAACGGATGCGCTTAACTTTCAGCAGCTGGAATTCGATAGTCTGGAAGTTGATGAGCTCTTTGTTGAGCAACACAACGGTGTTGACTACTATGTACAAGATGGTGTGTTGGCATTCGATGGCGTACTGAATGTGCATGATTTGAAAGTTTTGGAGCGTGTTAATGCGGCTGAGCCACGTGCTGCTTTCGAGGAAGATCTTGAAATTGAAGATGAGGATGAGGATGACGAAGTTAGTGACGTGGAAAAAGATAACTTCGTCTTGGAAGGAGATATCGAGTTCGAGTCTATCAATGGCATGTCATGGCAGGATATACAAGAAAACATGGTGCTTATAAATGAACCGGTGGATTTAACACAACTCGAAGTAGATGGG GAAGTACTACTGGAGAACAAATTTTCGCTCAATACGCTGAACTCACTGAGCTTTCCGGACGATTTTCTCTGGACCAATGGTCCTACAGTTAGTGTTGTGCGCGCATCGAAGACATTCAAAAGCATGCTCAGCACAAATACTATGGATGTGGAGGGTTTACTCAATGGTTTAAATGCGTCCAAAGCGATTACATTACGAGCTGATCAGGAATGGCGGGGCCTACCAACTTTTACTGAGCTCAAAGTTACAGAACTCCTGCAG CTAAATGGCACAACGCGTGGACATGATATTGATAATGTACCGCATAATCCCACTTTAAAGGACGCCAAGCAAGTGGAGGCCATCTGCAGTTTCAAGGAACTACATGTGCTCGGTAAGCTCATACTGCAAAGAAACTACGATGGTCAACCGTTAGCGCCACTACTCCGCGATATCGTGCAGCGTCCAGCTGAACCAGAAACCGTTATCAATGTGCGCGCTAAAAAGCGCTTTGCCGAGGTACATATGCCCATAGACTTTGAGGTGTTGGATGGCAAAGTGAATGACATACCGGTGACTGAGTTCGTAACGGCGCATACGCAACAAGATTTATTTATCCAAAGTATGCATGCTTACGTTTATTTCTCTAACCTTACGCTTAGCGGTCGTTACGATGGTGTAGACATTGCTGAGTTCATGCAGCACGCGCTTAAGATCGATGAGCCGCAGACGGCCTTGCAGACAAATTTGACGTTTCAAAATGCGCTGCAGGCGGAGACAGTGGCGGTAGTGAGCACTCTAAATGGTTTGCCGATCACTGAAAGCTATCAAAGCATTTATGAGGATATGCATATACCCGTGGCACACTTTGAGCAACTAAGCGCTAAGGTGGCTGATATAGAATGCGATATAAATGGTGGCAAGAACGCGACATCGAATGCCAATCAGTTCACATACAGTCCAACTACTGAGCAGCCAAAACTCGGCGATATTTTTGTGGACGAACTCAAGCTCGCACATGGACTAGATACGGATGAGATTCAAGGCATAAACGCGTCGTTGATTTGGAGCTTTCTCGATGATATCGATGAGCTGCCGGATATGGTGTTGGATGGTAAAGTCTTGGTGGATCATGTCATTGTCACGGGTGATGTGCACGTGCATAAATTGAATCAGCAACGCTTCGATGAGGATCTGCAGTTGACTATTATTTGGTTGAATCGTCCCAACTACTTGAGTAATAGTCTCCAATTTCTTGCACCGCTAATCGTGCACGGTAATCTGGAAGTTGAAGGCACTTACAATGGCGTTGAACTGCCGGCATTCATCGAAGATATGGTGTTACGTGAAGCCGCTAACGGTACTACACAAATACTGGCGCCGAAAAGTTTTACACAAAGCGTTCAGGTTCACGGCGATACTTATTTGGCCGCGCTGAATGGCATACAGTTTACGGACATCGCGACGAAGAAAACAATTTGCAACTTTCGCGGCTCCCTCCGACTCCTTGGTAATCTGATTGTGAACGATTTGGAAATAACGGGCGCTTTGAATGCCCAACCGATGTCGGTGTTTAGCAGCGCGTTACGTTTTGATCCCGCAGCGCAAGCGTTTATCGTGCAGGGTGTCGTAAACTTCAATACGCCACAAGTGCAATTGCAAGACCTTACCGTATTTGGTGCGCTCAATGATATGCCCAAACTGTCCCATTTCTTCGACGAATTGGTGTACAAGGATAAAGCTTGTATACTAAAGGGTCACAACACTTTCAGTGGACGTGTCTGCGTAGATAAGGGCGCTTACATACGCAACCTGAATGGTTACAACTTGCTGGCGCTCTTCGATAATATTGTCTATGTGAATGAACCGCAACCGGTGTACATTAGGGCACCGCTAACTTTCAGAGGACCGGTGCGTACGCAAACGTTGATGGTACACGATGCGCTGGTGGCCTCTACGTTGAATGGCTATGCACTGCAGGAATGGTTCACAGACACTTTACGTGTGGATCGCCCACAGGAGATAACTA AATATCTCACATTTGCACCAGGCAGCTTGAATGGCAATAACTTCTACGCTAGTTATCTGAATGACATTGATCTGTCTCAAGTCGTCACGCTTCATACAGCACAAAATTTAACAGGCAACATCACATTCTCCGAACTCAACTTAAATGGTCAGATTCATGTAAGAGGCGCGATAAACGATGTAGATTTGCAGAAGGAATACGAAAATACTTTAATG AAACATGGCAACCAAGAAGTCCACACTCCGCTCACTCTCCAATCAGCTTTGGTGCGAAAAGCTCTCATAACAAATGCGCCGATAAACAACGACAAGGATCtacaacaggtggcaacactttatGGCGAACAACGCTTTGAGTCACCTCTCTACTTTGAGAATGTGACAGCGAAGGCATTGAAAACCAAATATCCTGTCTCTggtataaatatggataaatggTTTCAAAGCGCATTGCGTGTGAGCGATAAGCCACAACAATTCATCACAGGCAACTGGAGTGCGCGCGTGTTGACTGTAAACATCGGACCCACACTACCTAGCTACATGACTACTACGACAGGACGTCGCAGACCGCATAACTTCGGCGCGTTACTGCGCAATGCGCGAGAAGACACAGATTACGTGGATTTATGTGAAAAGTTTAGAACTTTGTTGAAAAGTCAGCAGCAACGCGGTTACTACCTAAAATACTTGGAGCGCGCGTTTGAATTAGATATGCGCGCGATCAGTAAAGAACAAATGGCGGAAAATTTAACTATAAGAGCAGCGTTTATGCTAGAAAAAGCTAGCGACAACTATCTGCTCATAAACACAGGTGAGCGCACTCATGTGTTGCAATGGAACGCGCAGTCTGCAAAGTATGAAAGTGTTGTCGACTTTGTTGCGGGGCAGCTGGATCAGGTTTTAGTGGTGGCGGTTGATGATACTACAGCAATAGCGGACACAATTGAGTTTGTAACTAATAAAGCAGGCGACGAGGGTATGCTCAATTATTGGCGTCTAACGGGTACTCAACTCAATTTGCTGAAAACTTTCGAAAAAACAGCGACGGATTTGTGGTATTCTACACATGCGCGCAGCAAATTATATGCTGTACACGATGATACAGTGTATGGTTATTCATTAAGTAAGAATGCGCACAAAACAATGTCCTGGCTGCTGCCTAATTGGTTGGGCAACGCTAGCTACCGTTTTGTGCCGCATCACTCGCAGGCGCTTATGCTCAGCAATGGTGAAGTGATATTGCTCTACAATGATGATACCGATGATGAGGGTGATGTTGAGTCTAATGCAGACGCTTTGAATACGCGCGATAAACGCACGACGGTGCCGCGCTACAGTCTACCGCTCTACTATCAGCGCGTGATCAGTCCGCAGGCCATCAAATTGAGCGAAACGGTGCTCAAGCCGAATGCTTCAGAGCCGCACATTTACAGCTTTGCTGACTTCCGCAATGTTATCTTACAAGTACTCGATGATCTGGATTACCGATTGCGCCTCGAGGTGAATATCACACAGCTTAGCATACCGGAAACAGATTTGCATGATGAGCATTTAGTGCAGGACTTCATTGCCATTATGCAAGCGTTGAGCGAACAGCAAATCTATCCGAATGCCAGCTTTGCGCAACTCGAGTGGCATGTGCATGAGTTGCCGGAAAATCCGGCGCAGATCTTAGCCGCGCGCACAGTACAAATCTTATGGCCGCACATTGTGGATATGGCGGAAATACAAAGTTATCTGGCGACAAACGTCGACGGAGCGGATATGATGGTTGCGACGATTGTCGATAATTTGGGCACAACCGTGCGCGATGTGCTCATTTTGGCGAATAGTAAAGAGCAAGTTGACGACTTGATCGACTATGATGCAATGGCAGCGCATGCTTTGGAATTAAGTTTAGTTATTGAACGTGTGCGCGCGTTGCAGCGCTACTTGAGAAATACCGCGCGCATGCTCAGAATCCAGCTGCTGCAGGAGACACTGGTAAGTACGACAATAATAGCGCCTAACGacgaagatgatgatgatgaatttGATATGTCTGTAAGCGCCACAAGCGCTAACAATGAAATAGTGCAACGCGCCATTGCGACGTCACCCGACTTTAGCGAGCTACACATAGCTAATGCTACTTGGttgaaatttcataataaaaatttaccagCGCTTGGCAAGGGTGAAATTTTACCCATCACAGTTTGGACGAAAGAAACACCGCTAGAATTATTAGCGGTCACTATGCTGGCGCCGCAACTGGTGGGAACGCATCAAGCGGAAATAGTTTTGTACTTGGATGTCTTGAGCGGCACGCGCTTTCAAACCATAAATGCGCGTCAGCCGCGTTCGCTCGTTACGCTACAAATAGCAAGCGAAACGTTGTTGGTCTACGTTGAGGACTGTTGCATGGTGCGTGTGCTGGTCTATCGCGGCGTGCAGGGCTTCGTAGAGTTTACGCGCTTTAAAAGCGCCGCGGaagtattgaaaatatttccggTTATGCTGCAGGGTAGCGATGTTTTAGTCGCGCAGCCGCATTTAGCCGTCGTGCATGCCGAGCGTATTACATTCTATCGCTTTGTGGGCGCAGGCGCACACTTGCGCGTACCCGCAAACTTTATTTGCGCTTAA